Proteins encoded together in one Terriglobus saanensis SP1PR4 window:
- a CDS encoding TonB-dependent receptor gives MRFKSLSLCLFLVLCAIFFPSQVFAQSTQGTILGVVKDSTGASVPNASVKLTGVDTGVTKSDISDSSGAYQFSNLSAGLYSVEITAQGFSVQRLENLRLTARQELRADSTLTTGNVSQEVSVNASDAGTIQTDSPSIDASLSSVAVRDLPANYRASQSGTSPLSMIQTLPGVQADTAAPGKTAAYSVQGGLPFQTEVSVDGITTQSATGGNSPLSNAFPSGESISELRVDGVLNAAEFGQPGEVTTITKSGTNKLHGSLFWYHQDASLNAKDYGALSKAHLVTNDYGATVGGPVVVPHLYNGHDRTFFFGTYEGYRSPRTTSVQYYVPTAAMKNGDFSHVAGLTSLHNPFTGGNYALSAVPINPVAQKFLQFFPDPNIGDTSTYTPGVFNYSTNKDTSLFSNQFDVRGDQYFGQKALVFARFTWKNYEPHTPNSLLVPSTTNSVQDRIFLVAGNYNFTSNLINEFRYGFTFDTSGNTNSLDGKAFTQSSGLTGLQNLFYNGLPELDFNYLTSLNADRLSSTTKSRMHVFTDNLSWVKGRHTMKFGVDIRRIEALTPLGFNGADNYGTFNYSPATFTGSEFADFLIGTPSTTFYDVVQSDNDGKTLHYHAYAQDQWRASDNLTLSFGLRYEFHPAYHDPSGNIGNFDPSVAKSGRVVFPAGKGSLVSTDYLASFDSCGLGQTTGVPTQNGAPCTPTVDNVQAGLPDGLRTAIKTRFAPRFGFAYRPFGGNRTVIRGGYGLYNITLLGSNFYSLTGTLQANTVQYANLQTATGPSYVWPSIFAGSGTSSSSVGYGQAYFGTANDIHWKDPYSNQFSLSIDRDLGNSYGLRVSYIGMTTRHLVWAPNLNDLPYSTTTSAANQPLSARPFPNWGTINTRSTGADSNYQSGQVNFFHHLKDGFTFDTTYTLAKNLSDNQGPNSSSFASESGGSRASFAGDPNVDFGQVYGSRRHRWSTTLVYALPFGRGRQFGGKMNRFADAAVGGWQVSGISLLQTGPFLSPYFSSGEGDPSGTGSGLNSANNGAALGSRSQLVDRVRGVSATPTLRTALNWFNKAAFTCPGDPNWVAGTPCHTGRGQAGDPAPIGRFGNAQNGSLVGPGTVNLSLGLNKVFTLTDRISLRAEGTFTNVLNHTNLGNPNMDISSSAFGQITAASTADFGGPRTGQVSMRVQF, from the coding sequence ATGCGTTTCAAGAGTCTTTCCCTTTGCTTGTTTCTTGTCCTGTGCGCGATCTTTTTTCCTTCACAGGTCTTCGCGCAATCGACGCAAGGCACCATTCTTGGAGTTGTGAAAGACAGTACCGGGGCATCGGTGCCGAATGCTTCGGTCAAACTGACGGGCGTGGATACGGGCGTGACGAAGTCGGACATCTCCGACTCCTCGGGTGCTTATCAGTTCTCCAATCTCAGCGCAGGTCTCTACAGCGTGGAGATTACCGCCCAGGGATTCTCCGTGCAGCGATTGGAGAATCTACGACTCACCGCACGCCAGGAGCTGCGTGCCGATTCGACGCTCACTACAGGGAACGTGAGCCAGGAGGTCTCCGTCAACGCCAGTGATGCGGGAACCATCCAGACCGATTCTCCCTCGATCGACGCGTCGCTCTCGAGTGTTGCCGTGCGCGACCTGCCTGCGAACTATCGTGCGAGTCAGAGTGGGACAAGCCCTCTTTCGATGATCCAGACGCTTCCCGGAGTGCAGGCGGATACCGCTGCACCCGGAAAAACCGCGGCCTATTCCGTGCAGGGAGGCCTTCCCTTCCAGACGGAGGTTTCGGTGGATGGCATTACGACACAGAGCGCGACGGGAGGGAACAGTCCACTCTCCAATGCCTTCCCCTCGGGCGAGTCGATCTCCGAGTTGCGCGTCGACGGTGTTCTGAACGCTGCCGAGTTTGGACAACCGGGCGAAGTTACGACGATTACGAAAAGTGGAACCAACAAGCTGCATGGTTCGCTCTTCTGGTATCACCAGGACGCTTCCTTGAACGCGAAGGATTACGGCGCGCTCTCCAAAGCTCATCTGGTGACGAACGATTATGGAGCGACTGTGGGTGGTCCGGTTGTTGTTCCGCATCTCTACAACGGCCACGACCGAACGTTCTTTTTTGGAACATATGAGGGATATCGGAGCCCGCGCACGACATCGGTTCAGTACTATGTGCCCACGGCGGCGATGAAGAATGGGGACTTCTCCCATGTAGCTGGCCTGACTTCGCTGCACAATCCGTTTACCGGCGGAAACTATGCTCTCTCTGCTGTGCCGATCAATCCTGTTGCACAGAAGTTCTTGCAGTTCTTTCCAGATCCGAACATAGGCGATACGTCCACTTATACGCCGGGTGTCTTCAACTATTCGACTAATAAAGATACCTCTCTCTTCTCCAACCAGTTCGACGTTCGCGGCGATCAATACTTTGGTCAGAAGGCGCTCGTCTTCGCACGCTTCACCTGGAAGAACTATGAGCCTCATACGCCAAATAGTCTGCTTGTGCCTTCCACTACGAACTCGGTGCAGGACCGCATCTTCCTGGTCGCTGGAAACTATAACTTCACCTCGAACCTGATCAATGAGTTTCGTTACGGGTTTACCTTCGATACTTCAGGGAATACCAATTCGCTGGATGGCAAAGCGTTCACGCAGAGCTCGGGTCTGACCGGTCTGCAGAATCTTTTTTATAACGGTCTTCCTGAGCTTGATTTCAATTACCTGACTTCCCTGAACGCGGACCGACTGAGTTCGACAACGAAGTCGCGCATGCATGTGTTTACCGACAATCTGAGCTGGGTAAAGGGTCGCCACACCATGAAGTTTGGCGTGGACATCCGACGCATCGAGGCACTTACGCCGCTCGGATTCAATGGAGCGGATAACTATGGGACCTTCAATTACTCTCCTGCAACCTTCACGGGAAGTGAGTTTGCCGACTTCCTGATTGGTACCCCCAGCACGACGTTCTACGATGTGGTGCAGTCGGACAACGATGGCAAGACGCTCCACTACCACGCGTATGCGCAGGACCAGTGGAGAGCCAGCGATAATCTCACTCTGAGCTTCGGTCTTCGTTACGAATTCCATCCGGCGTATCACGATCCCAGCGGCAATATCGGCAACTTCGATCCTTCGGTGGCAAAGTCGGGCCGCGTGGTTTTCCCAGCGGGTAAAGGCAGCCTCGTCTCCACGGATTATCTGGCGAGCTTCGACTCCTGTGGTCTCGGACAGACGACCGGCGTTCCGACGCAGAACGGAGCTCCCTGCACACCCACAGTGGACAATGTACAAGCGGGCTTGCCTGATGGACTGAGGACTGCCATCAAGACGCGTTTTGCGCCTCGCTTTGGTTTTGCGTATCGCCCGTTTGGAGGCAATCGCACGGTGATTCGCGGCGGATACGGGCTCTACAACATCACTCTCCTGGGTTCGAACTTTTACTCGCTCACCGGAACGTTGCAGGCCAACACCGTGCAATACGCCAACCTGCAAACGGCCACGGGCCCGTCTTATGTATGGCCCAGCATCTTTGCGGGGTCGGGCACCAGTTCGAGCTCTGTGGGCTACGGTCAGGCTTACTTCGGAACCGCAAACGATATCCACTGGAAGGATCCGTACTCCAACCAGTTCTCACTTTCGATCGATCGCGATCTTGGAAATAGCTATGGTCTGCGCGTCTCTTATATCGGTATGACTACGCGCCACCTTGTGTGGGCGCCGAACCTGAACGATTTGCCTTACTCCACGACAACGTCGGCGGCGAATCAGCCTCTCTCTGCTCGCCCATTTCCAAATTGGGGCACGATCAACACTCGTTCCACAGGAGCTGACTCCAACTACCAGTCCGGACAGGTGAACTTCTTCCATCATCTGAAGGACGGCTTCACCTTCGATACGACCTACACGCTGGCGAAGAACCTTTCGGATAACCAAGGGCCGAACAGCAGCAGCTTTGCCAGTGAGAGTGGAGGCTCGCGCGCCTCCTTTGCGGGCGATCCTAACGTCGACTTTGGCCAGGTCTATGGCTCGCGCAGACATCGTTGGAGCACCACGCTGGTCTATGCGCTTCCCTTTGGGCGCGGACGCCAGTTCGGCGGCAAGATGAATCGCTTCGCGGACGCAGCGGTCGGCGGATGGCAGGTCAGCGGCATCTCTCTGCTGCAGACCGGGCCGTTCCTGTCGCCCTACTTCTCGAGTGGTGAGGGCGATCCCTCCGGTACAGGGTCTGGTTTGAACAGTGCAAACAATGGAGCAGCTCTGGGTAGCCGTTCTCAACTTGTGGACCGCGTTAGAGGTGTGAGCGCCACGCCCACGTTACGCACCGCGCTCAACTGGTTCAACAAGGCTGCCTTTACCTGCCCCGGAGATCCGAACTGGGTAGCCGGTACTCCGTGCCATACTGGACGCGGGCAGGCAGGCGACCCCGCTCCGATCGGACGCTTCGGCAATGCACAGAACGGCTCTCTTGTTGGCCCCGGAACAGTCAATTTGTCTCTTGGTTTGAACAAGGTCTTCACCCTTACCGATCGCATCTCGTTGCGCGCGGAAGGAACCTTCACCAATGTTCTGAATCACACCAACCTCGGAAATCCGAATATGGATATCTCCAGCTCCGCCTTCGGCCAGATTACTGCCGCAAGCACTGCCGACTTTGGTGGCCCGCGTACCGGTCAGGTTTCCATGCGGGTGCAGTTCTAA
- a CDS encoding phosphocholine-specific phospholipase C yields the protein MKTRRDFLRMTATSAGAAMVPPAIQRALAIAPRRGTGTIQDVEHVVILMQENRSFDHYFGTLRGVRGFGDPRPAPLPNGQSVWHQPVAAVKTKRYHARGLSPDAKYVLPFYLNPKRTTEFQAGTDHGWSSGHLAWNDGRYDQWVNQKQDVLTMGYLKRQDVSFHYALADAFTLCDAYFCSTHSNTCPNRIYLWSGTIDARNAMGKKPNGPGLEERAKTNGYTWTTYPERLQQAGVSWKVYQGGTGVPGTPTDNYTDNSLEFFAQYQVQEGASPASPLVRQGVSSQTLRDLRSDVEKGTLPQVSWVVAPYKYCEHPEASPTDGAYFISQVMEALTADPDVWSKTAFLINYDENDGLFDHIIPPMPPKTNAAGQSGMVSADLRESLQDEFLDLDKYPHEMHPLVPGADPGGLQPIGLGPRVPMLVLSPWSTGGWVCSQVFDHTSVLQFLENRFHVEEPNISKWRRAVCGDLTAAFDFSNAGPTRNASFPVPAPMKSLHHPYQVPPQQLMPQQEPGTRPARALPYRIETQCHVASGRVTLDLVNRGSVGAAFYVFDAKRAEAEPRRYTVSSGDTLSDFWELSSGFDLLVHGPNGYLVHQKGTLDTVQPEVTLQHEEAGLSLKIAVRNPKTQAITVNLAEAYAGSHQTQVVQAHGNITTEIPLKATDGWFDVSLTLEEDAGFLRRFAGHVEDGKPSTSDPGVGRSS from the coding sequence ATGAAGACTAGACGAGATTTTCTTCGCATGACGGCAACTTCTGCTGGTGCAGCCATGGTGCCTCCTGCGATCCAGCGTGCGCTGGCGATCGCACCGCGTCGCGGGACGGGCACGATTCAGGATGTGGAGCACGTTGTGATTCTCATGCAGGAGAATCGCTCCTTCGATCATTATTTTGGAACGCTGCGCGGCGTGCGCGGTTTCGGCGACCCTCGTCCTGCGCCTCTGCCGAACGGACAGAGCGTATGGCACCAGCCTGTGGCTGCGGTGAAGACGAAGCGTTATCACGCTCGCGGCCTGTCTCCGGACGCGAAATACGTGCTGCCGTTTTATCTCAACCCGAAGCGGACGACGGAGTTTCAAGCCGGAACGGACCATGGTTGGAGCAGTGGACATCTTGCGTGGAACGATGGCCGCTACGATCAGTGGGTAAACCAGAAGCAGGATGTCCTGACGATGGGATACCTCAAGCGGCAGGATGTCAGCTTTCACTATGCGCTCGCGGATGCCTTTACCCTGTGCGATGCGTACTTCTGTTCGACCCATTCGAATACCTGCCCCAATCGCATCTATCTTTGGTCGGGCACGATCGATGCGCGGAATGCGATGGGCAAAAAGCCGAATGGGCCGGGTCTGGAAGAACGAGCGAAGACGAATGGCTATACGTGGACGACGTATCCGGAGCGTCTGCAGCAGGCGGGAGTTTCGTGGAAGGTCTACCAGGGCGGCACAGGAGTACCCGGAACGCCGACGGACAATTACACGGATAACTCGCTGGAGTTCTTTGCGCAGTACCAGGTACAAGAGGGCGCTTCGCCTGCAAGTCCGCTTGTGCGCCAGGGCGTCTCAAGCCAAACGTTGCGCGATCTTCGCAGCGATGTGGAGAAGGGCACGCTACCTCAGGTTTCATGGGTCGTCGCGCCGTATAAGTACTGCGAACATCCGGAGGCTTCACCGACCGATGGCGCTTACTTTATCTCGCAGGTGATGGAGGCGCTGACGGCCGACCCTGATGTCTGGAGCAAGACGGCGTTCCTGATCAACTATGACGAGAACGATGGCTTATTCGATCACATCATTCCGCCGATGCCGCCGAAGACGAACGCAGCTGGTCAGAGCGGCATGGTCTCTGCGGATCTTCGCGAGAGTCTGCAGGATGAGTTTCTTGATCTCGATAAATATCCGCACGAGATGCATCCGCTGGTTCCGGGGGCGGACCCCGGAGGTCTGCAGCCCATTGGCCTTGGGCCGCGTGTTCCGATGCTCGTCCTCTCCCCGTGGAGCACGGGTGGTTGGGTTTGCTCGCAGGTCTTCGATCACACGTCGGTGCTGCAGTTTCTGGAGAACCGCTTTCATGTAGAGGAGCCGAACATCAGCAAGTGGCGTCGCGCGGTGTGCGGCGATCTGACGGCGGCCTTCGATTTTTCGAATGCGGGTCCGACGCGTAATGCTTCTTTTCCTGTGCCTGCGCCGATGAAGTCTTTGCATCATCCCTACCAGGTGCCGCCGCAACAGCTGATGCCGCAGCAGGAGCCGGGGACGCGTCCCGCAAGGGCTTTACCGTATCGCATTGAGACGCAGTGCCATGTTGCTTCCGGTCGCGTCACGCTTGACCTAGTGAATCGAGGCAGCGTGGGCGCGGCGTTTTATGTCTTCGACGCTAAGCGTGCGGAGGCGGAGCCACGCCGGTACACCGTTTCTTCGGGTGATACGTTGAGCGATTTCTGGGAGTTGTCTAGCGGCTTCGACCTTTTGGTGCATGGGCCGAATGGATACCTTGTCCATCAGAAGGGCACGCTCGATACCGTGCAGCCAGAAGTAACTTTGCAGCATGAGGAAGCGGGACTTTCACTCAAAATCGCGGTTCGCAATCCAAAGACGCAGGCCATCACGGTGAATTTGGCCGAGGCGTATGCGGGTTCGCATCAGACACAGGTTGTCCAGGCGCATGGAAACATAACGACGGAGATTCCGCTGAAGGCGACGGATGGATGGTTTGATGTCTCCCTTACTCTAGAAGAGGACGCGGGTTTTCTGCGGCGCTTTGCCGGGCATGTGGAGGACGGTAAGCCGAGTACGAGCGATCCTGGTGTGGGCCGAAGTTCTTAA
- a CDS encoding L-lactate MFS transporter, which translates to MNSKRWGIAAAGVLLQVALGAVYAWSVFRKPLATQFHWSIAEVTLTFTIAIFVLGFAAFFGGLWNDRSGPRVVAMTGGLLYGLGTILASLSAGRLWWLYLTYGFIGGIGLGFAYIIPVSVLVKWFPDKRGLMTGIAVGGFGAGALITAPVATRLIQSIGVMTTFAYLGTAYLVICVGAGFFMQNPPADWKPEGWTPKVSLKSQAARDFTLAEALKSWQWWALWVLLFLNTSAGISIISQEAPMFQELTKVSAIVAAGMVGIVSIGNALGRVFWASMSDYLTRRYTFLVMFLLQAALFWFLPSLGAVAPLTAVAFIVLMCYGGGFGTMPAFAADYFGSRYVGPIYGLMLTAWGFASAFGPLLIAHLRQTSGSFASGLHVLAVVMLISAVVPFIVRPPKTATDVVPTTR; encoded by the coding sequence ATGAACTCGAAGCGATGGGGCATCGCGGCCGCAGGCGTTCTTCTGCAGGTTGCGCTAGGCGCTGTGTACGCGTGGAGCGTCTTTCGTAAGCCACTGGCGACCCAGTTTCACTGGAGCATTGCAGAGGTCACACTCACCTTTACCATTGCGATCTTTGTCCTCGGCTTTGCCGCGTTCTTCGGTGGCCTCTGGAACGATCGCAGTGGTCCCCGCGTCGTCGCGATGACGGGTGGTCTGCTTTACGGTCTGGGCACAATTCTTGCCAGCCTCTCCGCCGGTCGGCTCTGGTGGCTCTACCTTACCTATGGGTTCATCGGTGGTATCGGCCTGGGCTTCGCATACATCATTCCCGTCTCCGTGCTGGTGAAGTGGTTCCCCGACAAGCGCGGCCTGATGACAGGCATCGCTGTTGGCGGATTTGGTGCAGGCGCTCTCATCACCGCGCCGGTGGCTACTCGCCTCATCCAGAGCATAGGCGTCATGACGACCTTCGCCTATCTCGGCACGGCGTATCTCGTGATCTGTGTCGGCGCGGGCTTCTTTATGCAGAACCCACCGGCAGACTGGAAGCCGGAAGGCTGGACTCCAAAGGTTTCGCTGAAGTCTCAGGCGGCACGTGACTTCACTCTGGCTGAAGCGCTGAAGAGCTGGCAGTGGTGGGCACTCTGGGTTCTCCTCTTTCTCAACACCTCGGCAGGGATCTCGATCATCTCGCAGGAAGCTCCCATGTTCCAGGAGCTGACGAAGGTCAGCGCAATCGTCGCTGCAGGCATGGTAGGAATCGTCAGCATCGGCAATGCTCTGGGACGTGTCTTCTGGGCCTCGATGTCGGACTATCTGACGCGACGCTATACCTTCCTCGTCATGTTCCTTTTGCAGGCCGCGCTCTTCTGGTTCCTTCCGAGTCTCGGTGCCGTCGCGCCGCTCACGGCGGTCGCTTTCATCGTTCTGATGTGCTACGGAGGCGGCTTTGGCACCATGCCCGCTTTCGCAGCGGATTACTTCGGCTCTCGCTATGTCGGACCTATCTACGGCCTGATGCTCACAGCGTGGGGCTTTGCCAGCGCCTTCGGTCCTTTGCTGATCGCGCATCTGCGACAGACCAGCGGATCTTTTGCCAGCGGCCTGCACGTGCTGGCTGTCGTCATGCTCATCTCCGCAGTGGTTCCCTTTATCGTTCGCCCACCTAAAACCGCTACAGACGTCGTTCCAACGACGCGATAG
- a CDS encoding FdhF/YdeP family oxidoreductase, producing the protein MATTPRNDTAPQSDPADHQDQAEGQMDAQTPSHWEAEKNDINSEARIRNNPISSDGLAGEALEQPSWKFHPVQAQFPAELRPMWLTEPEHYAAGVAAVVRSTEHLFMNKSILRGASSLSILNHSHGVDCMSCAWPETDGHRKFFEFCENGAKAVAWETDSRKCGREFFAKHSIVELSNHDEYWLGQQGRLTEPMVLREGEEHYTPISWDESYQIIADELNALESPDEAVFYTSGRASNESAFLYGVFARHFGTNNMPDCSNMCHESSGSALTESIGIGKGTVKIDDFAKAQVIFLIGHNPATNHPRMLTTLSEAKEAGATIISINPLVEAGLLRFKDPQEPKGVIGNGQKLTDLYLQIRINGDIPLFKGILKEMLALEDANPGKAFDWTFIREKTSGIEELIADLRLADFDVLVHQSGVPREKMREVAELLVKSDRIITAWCLGLTQQKTAVSAIQELVNINLLRGAIGKPGAGVCPVRGHSNVQGDRTMGVWERPREPFLNQLQKVFGFDPPRHHGFDVVESIKAMHAGKAKVFIGLCGNFLSAAPDTEYTAEAMRNTRLTVQISTKLNRGHLVTGKRALILPALGRTELDEQKSGHQFQSTENSMGVVEMSHGRLEPASKLLMSEPAMICHIAARTLGTKSKVDWLSLLDNYDLIRDLIGKVIPGCDGYNEKVRQKFGFYLPNKPREGNFADTKTGKANFAVIELPKHDLKPGQLVVTTVRSHDQFNTTVYAWNDVYRGIHNERRVLMMNTEDMRDRGLKAGDIINITSYFNDQTRYAKRFVVVPYRLSKGDCAGYFPELNVLLPIGSVAEKSNQPAAKHITITVEKSDEPGMPLHTPWYDRLIPGSFAP; encoded by the coding sequence ATGGCAACTACGCCCCGGAACGATACCGCCCCCCAATCGGACCCCGCCGATCATCAGGATCAAGCCGAAGGCCAGATGGATGCTCAAACGCCCTCTCACTGGGAAGCCGAAAAAAACGACATCAACAGCGAAGCGCGCATTCGCAACAATCCGATCTCCTCGGACGGACTAGCGGGCGAAGCCCTGGAACAACCAAGCTGGAAGTTCCATCCGGTGCAGGCCCAGTTTCCTGCCGAACTGCGACCGATGTGGCTCACCGAGCCAGAGCACTATGCCGCTGGCGTGGCCGCTGTCGTCCGCTCGACCGAGCATCTATTCATGAACAAGTCGATCCTGCGAGGTGCAAGTTCCCTTTCGATCTTGAACCACTCACACGGCGTCGACTGCATGAGCTGCGCATGGCCGGAGACCGATGGCCATCGAAAGTTTTTTGAATTCTGTGAAAATGGAGCAAAGGCCGTCGCGTGGGAGACCGACTCGCGTAAGTGCGGACGGGAGTTCTTCGCCAAGCACTCCATCGTCGAACTCTCCAACCACGATGAATACTGGCTCGGCCAACAGGGACGCCTGACGGAACCTATGGTGCTACGCGAAGGCGAAGAGCATTACACGCCGATCTCCTGGGACGAGTCGTACCAGATAATCGCGGACGAGCTCAACGCGCTCGAAAGCCCGGACGAGGCAGTCTTTTACACCTCCGGTCGCGCCAGCAATGAGTCGGCGTTCCTCTACGGCGTCTTTGCGCGGCACTTCGGCACCAACAACATGCCGGACTGTTCCAACATGTGCCACGAGAGCTCCGGATCGGCTTTGACTGAATCCATCGGCATCGGCAAGGGCACGGTAAAGATCGACGACTTTGCGAAGGCGCAGGTCATCTTCCTCATCGGTCATAACCCGGCGACGAACCATCCCCGCATGCTCACGACGCTCTCCGAAGCAAAAGAAGCGGGAGCGACGATCATCTCGATCAACCCCCTCGTCGAAGCGGGGCTGCTGCGGTTCAAAGATCCACAGGAACCGAAGGGCGTCATCGGCAATGGGCAGAAACTCACCGATCTGTACCTGCAGATCCGCATCAACGGTGACATCCCTCTCTTCAAAGGGATCCTGAAAGAGATGCTTGCTCTGGAAGACGCGAATCCAGGCAAAGCCTTCGACTGGACGTTCATCCGCGAAAAGACTTCTGGAATCGAAGAGTTGATCGCCGATCTTCGGTTGGCGGACTTTGACGTGCTTGTGCATCAGTCCGGCGTTCCACGCGAGAAGATGCGTGAAGTCGCCGAGCTGCTGGTGAAGTCCGACCGCATCATTACGGCATGGTGCCTGGGCCTGACGCAGCAGAAGACCGCGGTCTCGGCGATTCAGGAACTGGTCAACATCAACCTGCTGCGCGGCGCCATCGGCAAACCCGGCGCGGGCGTCTGTCCCGTACGCGGCCACTCCAACGTGCAGGGCGACCGCACCATGGGTGTCTGGGAACGGCCACGTGAGCCCTTCCTCAATCAACTGCAGAAAGTCTTCGGCTTCGATCCGCCGCGTCATCATGGCTTCGATGTTGTCGAATCCATCAAGGCCATGCATGCGGGAAAGGCGAAGGTCTTCATCGGCCTCTGCGGCAACTTTCTCTCCGCGGCCCCGGATACGGAATACACAGCAGAGGCTATGCGCAACACGCGCCTGACCGTGCAGATCAGCACCAAGTTGAATCGCGGCCACCTCGTTACCGGCAAGAGAGCGCTCATCCTTCCGGCGCTTGGCCGTACTGAGCTCGACGAGCAGAAATCCGGACATCAGTTCCAGAGCACGGAAAACTCAATGGGTGTAGTGGAAATGTCGCACGGGCGTCTGGAGCCTGCGTCGAAGCTCCTCATGTCGGAGCCCGCGATGATCTGCCACATCGCCGCGCGCACGCTCGGCACAAAGTCGAAGGTCGACTGGCTCTCGTTGCTCGACAACTATGATCTGATCCGCGATTTGATTGGCAAAGTCATTCCCGGCTGCGACGGCTATAACGAGAAGGTTCGCCAGAAGTTTGGCTTCTATCTTCCCAACAAGCCGCGCGAAGGAAACTTTGCTGACACCAAAACAGGCAAGGCGAACTTTGCCGTGATCGAGCTTCCGAAGCACGATCTCAAGCCCGGGCAGCTCGTCGTCACCACCGTTCGCAGCCACGATCAGTTCAACACGACCGTCTATGCCTGGAACGATGTCTATCGCGGCATTCATAACGAACGCCGCGTCCTGATGATGAATACCGAGGACATGCGCGACCGAGGCCTGAAGGCTGGCGACATCATCAACATCACCAGCTACTTCAATGACCAAACCCGCTACGCGAAGCGTTTCGTCGTCGTCCCTTACCGTCTGAGCAAAGGCGACTGCGCGGGATACTTCCCCGAACTCAATGTTCTGCTGCCCATCGGCAGCGTTGCAGAGAAGAGCAATCAGCCTGCCGCGAAGCACATCACCATCACCGTGGAAAAATCGGACGAACCGGGCATGCCGCTTCACACACCCTGGTACGACCGGCTGATCCCTGGCTCCTTCGCCCCATAG
- a CDS encoding M24 family metallopeptidase, whose translation MDRRHFLQTSLLATPSALALGQRTEHRAESFSRPLPSAIAALKNRKDEAVPITLAEREARFETARRLMNEEKIDAILLAGGTSLVYFTGMRLGNSERMFCFVIPQKGDAFVVCPAFEKDRMMERMNLLPGGATIRIYTWQEHESPYALVRKGLADGGVDSGTLGIEEKTPFVYANEIAKACGNLHVVDATPVIAGCRMIKSPAELALMKLACSVTLQVYEAVWKSAHPGLTTAQFSELCDAAYRHVGFPGDTSCQTGIYSALPHGSVTPQVIKENDIVLIDDGCMVEGYVSDLSRTFVYGKPTDRMLRVFDVVHQAQAAALAAAKPGVECQAVDAAARKVITDAGFGPDYKTFTHRVGHGIGMDGHEWTYLVRGNTTKLRQGMTFSDEPGIYLKGEFGVRLEDDMAITEHGAEMMTPTSASLTQPFSS comes from the coding sequence TTGGATCGTCGCCATTTTCTGCAAACTAGTCTGCTTGCAACCCCTTCCGCATTGGCTTTAGGACAACGAACGGAGCACCGGGCGGAGAGCTTCTCTCGCCCGCTTCCTTCTGCAATCGCCGCGCTCAAGAACCGCAAGGACGAAGCCGTGCCGATCACCCTTGCCGAGCGCGAAGCTCGTTTTGAAACCGCGCGTCGGCTGATGAATGAGGAGAAAATCGATGCCATCCTGTTGGCGGGCGGCACCTCCCTGGTGTACTTCACCGGCATGCGGCTAGGAAACAGCGAACGTATGTTCTGTTTTGTAATTCCACAGAAGGGCGACGCCTTCGTCGTCTGTCCGGCGTTCGAGAAAGACCGCATGATGGAGCGGATGAATCTTCTTCCGGGAGGAGCAACGATCCGCATTTACACCTGGCAGGAGCATGAAAGTCCTTACGCGCTTGTGCGCAAAGGGCTTGCCGACGGAGGTGTGGACTCGGGCACGCTCGGTATCGAAGAAAAGACGCCGTTTGTTTACGCCAACGAGATCGCCAAGGCGTGCGGCAATCTGCACGTGGTGGACGCTACGCCGGTGATCGCTGGTTGCCGCATGATCAAAAGTCCCGCAGAGTTAGCGCTAATGAAGCTGGCGTGCTCCGTAACGCTGCAAGTCTACGAAGCGGTATGGAAGTCCGCGCATCCGGGCCTGACCACGGCACAGTTTAGCGAGCTGTGCGACGCAGCGTATCGGCACGTCGGTTTTCCCGGAGACACGAGCTGCCAGACGGGAATCTACAGTGCATTGCCGCATGGATCGGTCACGCCGCAGGTGATCAAAGAAAACGACATCGTGCTGATCGACGACGGCTGCATGGTGGAAGGGTATGTATCCGATCTGTCGCGCACCTTCGTGTACGGCAAACCGACCGACAGGATGTTGCGCGTCTTCGACGTAGTGCATCAGGCGCAGGCGGCGGCACTGGCTGCGGCGAAGCCGGGCGTGGAGTGCCAGGCGGTGGATGCTGCGGCACGCAAGGTCATTACCGACGCAGGATTTGGTCCGGACTACAAGACGTTCACGCACAGAGTCGGTCACGGCATTGGGATGGACGGGCATGAGTGGACCTACCTGGTACGGGGAAACACGACGAAGCTGCGACAGGGGATGACCTTCTCGGATGAGCCCGGTATTTATCTCAAGGGCGAGTTCGGTGTTCGGCTGGAAGACGATATGGCCATCACCGAGCACGGTGCAGAGATGATGACGCCGACCAGCGCTTCGCTGACACAGCCTTTTAGCAGCTAA